The Monodelphis domestica isolate mMonDom1 chromosome 5, mMonDom1.pri, whole genome shotgun sequence DNA segment AGCCTGATGCTACTGCCAGGTTTGTCCTTCTTCTGGTCAGGGTGATTGATGGTGTGCTTCCAGCTTCCTTTGTCAAGTCTCTTCCCATCTCTCTggcctttcctccttcccccactccTTTGAAGTGCCAGTTATTGCAGGGTCAGGGATCCAGATGATTCTCCCGTAGGTTCCCTTCTCCCTGCCTATAGAGTTGCAGATCTGAAGAATTTTGCCTGATTCTGAACCCACAGAGAGAGCAATTGAATTGGACAAATGGTCCTAACAATTCTGTGGACCTTTCCTCCATTTCAGTACACCCTAGAAGCACTTTCTGCTACTCACTGTACATAACTACCTCCCCCCATCTCTTTCCTTCaagttcttccctctcccttgctTTTTTGGTGTTCCTTTGAAGTCTGGATAAGTCTGTCACTCCTCAGCTAGAGAGCCTGAAATGGGAATCAGCCAGGGTTGGGCACATCAGCTTGAGGGATGGGGAGAGGTGAGATGCTTAGAgttagagaggagggaggaggcacATGCCTGAACGTGTAGGCTGGCATGAGGGCAGAAGGAGCCAGCAGGGGGAAAGGGTCCGTCTAGTTGGTTTGGGCTTCCTCCTTAGTAATGACAATAGAGTGCTTAGTactggaagaggaggaagaaccCCTGCCTTTGCGGGCCTTTTCCTTGGGAATATAATGGACCACGGCCCCCATCAGTCGGCCACGGAAGCTGGGGCTGAGAAAGTTGTACAGGATGGGGTTAGCAACACAGTGCAGCATAGACAAACAGTCGATAACATCGTAGAAGAAGTAGAGGATGTGAACCAAGTAGCAGTGGAGGTAGATGTGGTCTCCATGTAACGTGAGCAGCAGCAGGGTGACATGGTAGGGCACCCAGCAGACCACAAAGACAGCCACATAGGCACAAACCAGCAGGCAGTGGCGCCGAGCCTCTGGCCGTCCCACCCGGTATAACTGGTAGACAGTGAGTCCGTTGAAGATGACCATCAGTGGGAAGGGCAGTAAGAAGCCCAGGACTATGGTGGAGAGGGTCACGGCCAGCGCCCAGGTGCTGTACGTCTCAAATGGAGCCAAGAAGAGGCACATTGGATCGCTGGCTTCCACCAGCCGGATGTGAGCGATTTCTGGCAGCGGGATGAGGGCAGAAAGGACCCAGATAGCCGCACACACACCTTTCCTCACACAGTGCTGATGCCGCTGCCAGAAGGGCGAGGAGGAGGTGAGCGTGACATAGCGATCTATGCTGAGGCAGGTCAGGAAAAAGATGCTGCTGTACATGTTGGCGAAATAAAAGTAGTGCGTGAAACGGCAGAAGAAGCTGCCCCACAGCCAGGTGTAGTCCAGGGTGACTTCCAGCATCCACACGGGCAGGGACAAGATGATGCCCAAGTCAGCCACGGCCATGTTGAAGACGTAGAGATGGAGCAGTCTTCCTCGACCCAGGCTTCTCCAGTTGATGTAAATCACGAGCAGGTTCTCCACTAAGCCCACCACAAAGATAGCCAAGTAGAGCACGAAGAGGACCACCCGCTTGACGTTTTCATTGAGCTTGACCTCGCACTCAGAAAAGGTGTGGTTGAAGAAATGTATCAGCTCCGTCCAGTTATGGAGGTCGTCCAAGTCACCGAAGAGCTTCAGGGAGGAGCTCTCCGTGGGGCCGGGCCCCATCGTGGAGCTGTGGCCGGTCGTCATCGGGGCGGCAGGTTCCTACGAGAAGGGAGAAGCCCTTGAGGCTGGTGGCGCAGAGGTGGAAGGGGCTGGGGCCTGCAGGGTGCCTGGGGCAGGGTTTTAGAGTCCCTCCGAGAGGGGACCAGGAGAAGGGAACTCGGAATGCCTAGCCATCATTGGCCTGCCACGCTAGATCTAAGGAAAGTGTCTTCCTGCAAGCCAGGGAATTCTTCCCGCGCGCCTCCCCTTCTAACAGCCCCCCAGCCTCCCGGGGTCCCGCTCGCCAGCTAGCCGGAGCCCCTGCCACGATTTAGAGCGTAGCACCCCTCTCTAATCCACCCGAGGGCCACCGCGAATCACTGCTGGCCGGCTAGACGGGCTCTTAACCTTCGTGTGTGGAAAGCCCCCGGGGCAGCCTCCTCGGAGTGCGGGTTGTTTTTAACTAAGCGGAATGGAAGGAAATGCTCAGTTTCAGGTAGAGGCTGGTGAAAAGAAAGCTCATTTGTTCCCCCGTGGCAAGCTCACAGACGTCCTGGGATCTCTCCGTGCACCCCAGGCTGAGAACCCCTGGGGCAGCACTCGCAGAGCTGAGAAGCTAAAGGCCATCTGCTGCCCGTCAttccctcattgtacagatgaaaaaactgaggcctggagcaGGGCATGACTCGGCAAAAGCGAACCAGAATCCCATTATCCCACCTTCCCCCTCCACAAGAAGGGCTCGGTTTGGGGGAGCACTTACCCCCAGCTCAGCTTGTTTATCAGGGGCGGCAAGGGCGTGT contains these protein-coding regions:
- the GPR182 gene encoding G-protein coupled receptor 182, which codes for MTTGHSSTMGPGPTESSSLKLFGDLDDLHNWTELIHFFNHTFSECEVKLNENVKRVVLFVLYLAIFVVGLVENLLVIYINWRSLGRGRLLHLYVFNMAVADLGIILSLPVWMLEVTLDYTWLWGSFFCRFTHYFYFANMYSSIFFLTCLSIDRYVTLTSSSPFWQRHQHCVRKGVCAAIWVLSALIPLPEIAHIRLVEASDPMCLFLAPFETYSTWALAVTLSTIVLGFLLPFPLMVIFNGLTVYQLYRVGRPEARRHCLLVCAYVAVFVVCWVPYHVTLLLLTLHGDHIYLHCYLVHILYFFYDVIDCLSMLHCVANPILYNFLSPSFRGRLMGAVVHYIPKEKARKGRGSSSSSSTKHSIVITKEEAQTN